Proteins co-encoded in one Sulfuricystis thermophila genomic window:
- a CDS encoding cobyrinate a,c-diamide synthase — protein sequence MVSCPAWFVAAPASGHGKTTVVAALARLHTRLGRKVRVFKCGPDFLDPMIHTAATGQPCENIDLMMCGEGDARWRLSRAAQEADLILVEGVMGLYDSQPSGAALARRLGLPILLVIDASAMGGSFGAIAWGLKHYREGAPIVQAFANHVGSEFHARLCLESLPEDIQWAGHLPRDAEAALPERHLGLLPAAEIADLMARLDRLADALADSPLAKLPPAIDRAVLPAPTFPPLLAGKTIAVARDAAFCFIYPANLECLAALGARIEFFSPLADVALPTCDAVWLPGGYPELYAAQIAANAGMRAALTKHVAAGKPLLAECGGLMACCEALCDVEGRSFPMFGLLPGRVQMQKRLAGLGLLAAALPEGRLTGHTFHYSRLETPLAPFAQANRLAGPGGEAIYRTGRLTASYMHFYFPSNPEATAGLFS from the coding sequence ATGGTGAGCTGCCCCGCCTGGTTCGTCGCCGCTCCCGCCTCCGGCCATGGCAAGACCACCGTGGTGGCGGCCCTCGCGCGGCTCCACACCCGTCTGGGCCGCAAGGTGCGCGTGTTCAAGTGCGGGCCGGACTTCCTCGACCCGATGATCCATACGGCAGCGACGGGACAGCCTTGCGAGAACATCGATCTCATGATGTGCGGCGAGGGCGATGCCCGCTGGCGGCTTTCCCGCGCGGCGCAAGAGGCCGACCTGATCCTCGTCGAAGGCGTGATGGGGCTTTACGACTCGCAGCCTTCGGGCGCGGCGCTCGCCCGCCGGCTCGGTCTGCCGATCCTGCTCGTCATCGATGCGTCCGCGATGGGCGGCAGCTTTGGCGCCATCGCCTGGGGGCTCAAGCATTACCGCGAGGGCGCGCCGATCGTGCAGGCGTTTGCCAACCACGTCGGCAGTGAGTTTCACGCGCGGCTGTGTCTTGAGAGCCTGCCCGAAGACATTCAATGGGCTGGGCATCTGCCGCGCGATGCCGAGGCAGCGCTCCCCGAACGGCATCTCGGCCTCCTGCCCGCCGCCGAGATCGCCGATCTCATGGCGCGGCTCGATCGGCTGGCCGATGCCCTGGCCGACTCGCCGCTGGCAAAGCTCCCGCCAGCAATCGATCGTGCCGTCCTGCCAGCGCCGACTTTCCCGCCGCTGCTTGCCGGCAAGACCATCGCGGTGGCGCGCGATGCGGCCTTCTGCTTCATTTACCCGGCGAACCTCGAATGCCTCGCCGCCTTGGGCGCGCGAATCGAATTCTTCTCGCCGCTCGCCGATGTCGCGCTGCCCACCTGTGATGCGGTGTGGCTGCCGGGCGGCTATCCGGAGCTCTACGCAGCGCAGATCGCCGCCAATGCCGGCATGCGGGCTGCGCTTACCAAGCATGTCGCCGCCGGCAAACCGCTGCTCGCCGAATGCGGTGGGCTGATGGCCTGCTGCGAGGCGCTCTGCGATGTGGAAGGACGCAGCTTCCCGATGTTCGGCCTACTGCCCGGCAGGGTGCAGATGCAGAAACGGCTTGCCGGGCTGGGGCTGCTCGCAGCGGCGTTGCCGGAAGGAAGGCTCACCGGCCATACTTTCCATTATTCGCGGCTCGAGACGCCGCTGGCGCCGTTCGCGCAGGCCAACAGGCTCGCCGGCCCCGGCGGCGAGGCGATCTACCGCACGGGGCGACTGACGGCGAGCTACATGCACTTTTATTTTCCGTCGAACCCTGAAGCGACGGCGGGGCTGTTCAGTTGA
- the cobO gene encoding cob(I)yrinic acid a,c-diamide adenosyltransferase — translation MQRKKAVIDARIAAARDARGVFLLHTGNGKGKSSAAFGVLARALGHGMKAVVVQFVKSRSDTGEEAFFRKQPNVRWHVMGEGFTWETQDAAKDAAAATAAWAVAKAALADPGVDLVILDEFTYALKYRWLDGDAVLAAFRARPARQHLVVTGRAAPPALIEAADTVTEMRLIKHAFQAGIQAMPGIEW, via the coding sequence ATGCAACGCAAGAAGGCGGTGATCGACGCGAGGATCGCCGCCGCTCGTGATGCCCGCGGCGTCTTCCTGCTCCACACCGGCAACGGCAAGGGGAAGAGCAGCGCGGCTTTCGGGGTGTTGGCGCGCGCGCTCGGTCATGGCATGAAGGCGGTCGTCGTGCAGTTCGTCAAAAGCCGCTCGGATACCGGCGAGGAAGCCTTTTTCCGCAAGCAGCCGAACGTCCGCTGGCATGTGATGGGCGAGGGCTTCACCTGGGAGACACAGGATGCGGCAAAAGACGCGGCCGCAGCGACGGCGGCCTGGGCGGTGGCGAAAGCGGCGCTTGCCGACCCAGGCGTCGATCTCGTCATCCTCGACGAATTCACCTACGCGCTCAAATATCGCTGGCTCGACGGCGATGCGGTGCTGGCCGCCTTCCGCGCCCGGCCGGCCCGGCAGCACCTCGTCGTCACCGGTCGCGCAGCACCTCCGGCGCTGATCGAAGCCGCCGACACGGTGACCGAGATGCGGCTCATCAAACACGCCTTTCAGGCCGGCATCCAGGCGATGCCGGGGATCGAATGGTGA
- a CDS encoding c-type cytochrome, which yields MKRSAYRRTILTAALMLPALIASAEATGPLSTYTPPLSAELKARLAQADVAAGARFFERKCSQCHDGEKTGAHAKGPWLWNVFGRHAGSIAGFEFSTAMKSAGVVWDFATLDYYLADTERAVPGRAMNFTGISDPMLRAAVVVHLSRLNDAPPALP from the coding sequence ATGAAACGCAGCGCTTATCGACGCACGATCCTCACTGCGGCTCTCATGCTGCCTGCTCTGATTGCCTCGGCGGAGGCAACAGGGCCGCTTTCCACCTACACGCCGCCGCTTTCGGCCGAACTGAAAGCGCGGCTGGCGCAGGCCGATGTCGCCGCCGGCGCACGCTTTTTCGAGCGCAAATGCTCGCAATGCCACGACGGCGAAAAGACCGGCGCCCATGCGAAAGGACCTTGGCTGTGGAACGTGTTCGGGCGGCACGCTGGCAGCATCGCCGGCTTCGAGTTCTCCACAGCGATGAAATCGGCCGGCGTGGTCTGGGACTTCGCCACGCTGGACTATTACCTCGCCGATACCGAGCGGGCCGTGCCCGGTCGGGCGATGAATTTCACCGGCATCAGCGACCCGATGCTGCGCGCCGCCGTCGTCGTGCATCTGAGCCGCCTCAACGACGCCCCGCCAGCGCTGCCTTGA
- a CDS encoding cobalamin-binding protein encodes MKHLFWLFALLAFAVRAEITVTDDGGSVLHLAQPAQRIVSLAPHITETLFAAGAGEKIVGAVDYSDFPKAAQALPRIGGYSRLDLERILALRPDLAIGWASGNSAAHIEKLRAAGIPVFLVQPERIDDVAKNLERFGLLAGTAATANAAAADFRQRLLELRARYGARPTVRVFYQIWKQPLMTVGGSQVITDVIRLCGGENVFADLKPLAPQVTVEAVIQADPEVIVASGMGEARPEWLDDWRQRTTLTAVRRDNLFFIPPDLIQRHTPRLVEGAARLCEQLEAARGKRMQGKDGR; translated from the coding sequence ATGAAGCATCTCTTCTGGCTCTTCGCCCTGCTCGCTTTCGCGGTGCGCGCGGAGATCACCGTGACCGACGATGGCGGCAGCGTGCTGCATCTCGCGCAACCCGCACAACGCATCGTCAGCCTCGCCCCGCACATCACCGAGACCCTGTTCGCCGCCGGCGCCGGCGAGAAGATCGTCGGCGCGGTCGATTACAGCGACTTTCCCAAGGCCGCCCAGGCCCTCCCGCGCATCGGCGGCTATTCGCGGCTCGATCTCGAACGCATCCTCGCCTTGCGGCCCGATCTCGCAATCGGCTGGGCTTCCGGCAACAGCGCTGCGCACATCGAAAAGCTGCGCGCCGCCGGCATCCCGGTGTTCCTCGTCCAGCCGGAACGCATCGACGACGTGGCGAAGAACCTCGAACGCTTCGGCCTGCTTGCCGGCACCGCAGCGACGGCCAACGCCGCGGCGGCGGATTTCCGCCAGCGCCTGCTCGAGCTGCGCGCCCGTTACGGCGCCCGGCCCACGGTGCGCGTCTTCTACCAGATCTGGAAGCAACCCCTGATGACCGTCGGCGGCAGCCAGGTGATCACGGACGTGATCCGCCTCTGTGGCGGCGAAAACGTCTTCGCCGATCTCAAACCGCTGGCGCCACAGGTCACGGTCGAGGCGGTGATCCAAGCCGACCCCGAAGTCATCGTCGCCTCCGGCATGGGCGAGGCGCGGCCCGAATGGCTCGACGACTGGCGGCAGAGGACGACGCTCACGGCGGTCAGGCGCGATAATCTGTTTTTCATCCCGCCCGATCTGATCCAGCGCCACACCCCGCGCCTCGTCGAGGGTGCGGCGCGGCTGTGCGAACAGCTGGAGGCCGCGCGGGGAAAACGCATGCAAGGGAAGGATGGCCGATGA
- the speE gene encoding polyamine aminopropyltransferase, which yields MQGLHLTADLYQCGCNLSLLVDADALAEMCRRHTLAVGLTLVDEKWFTFPEYQGQPGGVTGMLLLAESHLAVHTWPERRGVTLDVYVCNFCQDNSAKAERLASELLAAFAPARAETHRILRGDTDNAGASDELILEALDEHSVYGYRIRERLLTQKTAGDQLLEIFDTPQFGRTMRLDGHFMTSAGEEFFYHEALVHPAAISHPAPRKALIIGGGDGGAAEELLKHPSIERVVIAELDADVVEAAKHHLNDVHRGVFADPRLEVKIGDGFAYLETTDERFDLVFFDLTDPDTPAASLYTAVSFAKAQRALAPGGALVLHIGSPVFHPERVRGIVAELRRVFSAVHCYGLYIPLYGAYWGLAIASDGLNPTAADAATVDARLAERGIRDLRYYNAEVHGALFALPNFYRKLVGSGTLP from the coding sequence ATGCAAGGCCTTCACCTGACCGCCGATCTCTATCAGTGCGGTTGCAATCTTTCACTGCTCGTCGACGCTGACGCTCTCGCCGAAATGTGCCGGCGCCATACTTTGGCCGTCGGCCTCACGCTGGTGGACGAAAAATGGTTCACCTTTCCCGAGTATCAGGGCCAGCCCGGCGGCGTGACCGGCATGCTGCTCCTGGCCGAATCGCATCTGGCCGTGCACACCTGGCCGGAGCGGCGCGGCGTGACGCTCGACGTCTATGTCTGCAACTTCTGCCAGGACAATTCGGCCAAGGCCGAGCGCCTGGCCAGCGAATTGCTCGCCGCCTTCGCGCCCGCACGGGCTGAGACCCACCGCATCCTGCGCGGCGACACCGACAACGCCGGCGCCAGCGACGAGCTGATCCTCGAAGCGCTCGATGAGCACAGCGTCTATGGCTACCGCATCCGCGAGCGGCTTCTCACGCAAAAGACTGCCGGCGACCAGCTGCTGGAGATTTTCGACACGCCGCAGTTCGGCCGCACGATGCGGCTCGATGGCCATTTCATGACCTCGGCGGGCGAAGAATTCTTCTACCACGAAGCGCTGGTGCATCCGGCGGCGATCAGTCATCCCGCACCACGCAAGGCGCTGATCATCGGCGGCGGCGATGGTGGCGCGGCGGAGGAACTCCTCAAGCACCCGAGCATCGAACGCGTCGTCATCGCCGAGCTCGATGCGGATGTCGTCGAGGCGGCCAAACACCATCTCAATGATGTGCATCGCGGCGTCTTCGCCGATCCCCGGCTCGAAGTGAAGATCGGCGACGGTTTCGCCTATCTCGAAACCACCGACGAGCGCTTCGACCTCGTCTTCTTCGATCTCACCGATCCGGACACCCCCGCCGCCTCGCTCTACACCGCCGTCTCGTTCGCCAAGGCGCAGCGCGCGCTCGCGCCGGGCGGTGCGTTGGTGCTGCACATCGGCTCGCCGGTCTTCCATCCCGAGCGTGTGCGGGGAATCGTCGCCGAGCTGCGCCGGGTCTTTTCCGCCGTGCATTGCTACGGCCTTTACATCCCGCTCTACGGCGCCTATTGGGGCCTGGCGATCGCTTCCGACGGGCTGAATCCGACCGCAGCCGATGCGGCAACGGTCGATGCGCGGCTGGCCGAGCGCGGCATCCGCGATCTGCGCTACTACAACGCGGAGGTGCATGGCGCGCTGTTCGCGCTGCCGAATTTCTATCGGAAGCTGGTCGGATCAGGGACTCTGCCGTAA
- a CDS encoding TonB-dependent receptor domain-containing protein has product MKSRFAKTALAVAVSFAFPPAFAAAEDEAAVVVTATRIPTRVDEQLADVSVISREEIEAQGATTLPALLAQQPGLQIVANGGLGKSTSLFTRGTNAGHTLLLVDGVPLGSATLGQPSFHNLPLEQIERIEILRGPASSLYGSDAIGGVVQIFTKKGEGPMKPEAFAGAGSYGTWQAAAGISGGSENVSYSLRAAKLETNGWDATTPKIANTNRDADGYRNTSWQGRLAFTPAKGQEFGVTYLAADSRNHYDDPYGGPTGDPYNDDATRVWSLYAKNRLLETWTSTLRYGESKDRSENFSPGRSLFATVQKQWSWQNDVKLPLGTLMFAYEDLRQAVDSTTPYTVKERTMRSWIAGWQARFGQHSWQLSQRYDDNSQFGAKTTGSLAYGYQILPSLTARMAFGTAFKAPSFNDLYYTSPWGSHGNPNLQPETARNREFGLDWSGPTGAHLAWTHYDNRIKNLIAWQDTGGWVYVPFNVGRARIRGDSFSASHQWGAWSAQASLDLMRPYDEDTGKRLPRRAKELMKARLAYTPGAWGFGAEVVAVGKRFDRADETRELARYELVNLFGHYRLGLDVQLEGRLDNLFDKKYETAWGYANPGTMLFVALRYQPK; this is encoded by the coding sequence ATGAAATCTCGCTTTGCCAAGACGGCGCTCGCCGTTGCCGTTTCCTTTGCCTTTCCACCCGCCTTTGCTGCCGCCGAAGATGAGGCGGCGGTGGTCGTGACCGCGACGCGTATCCCGACCCGCGTTGATGAGCAGCTCGCCGATGTGTCCGTCATCTCGCGCGAGGAGATCGAAGCTCAGGGTGCGACGACCCTGCCCGCGCTTCTCGCGCAGCAGCCGGGCCTGCAGATCGTCGCCAATGGTGGGCTTGGCAAGTCGACCAGTCTCTTCACACGCGGTACCAATGCCGGGCACACCCTGCTCTTGGTCGATGGTGTGCCGCTCGGCTCGGCCACCTTGGGTCAGCCCTCATTCCACAATCTGCCGCTCGAGCAAATCGAGCGCATCGAGATCCTGCGTGGGCCGGCCTCCAGCCTTTATGGTTCGGATGCGATCGGCGGCGTGGTGCAGATCTTCACCAAGAAGGGCGAAGGGCCGATGAAGCCCGAGGCCTTCGCCGGCGCCGGCAGTTACGGCACCTGGCAGGCGGCCGCCGGCATATCCGGCGGCTCGGAAAACGTCTCCTACAGCCTGCGCGCGGCCAAGCTGGAAACCAACGGCTGGGACGCGACGACGCCGAAGATCGCCAACACCAACCGCGATGCGGATGGCTACCGGAACACCTCTTGGCAGGGGCGTCTGGCCTTCACGCCGGCCAAGGGGCAGGAGTTCGGCGTGACCTACCTAGCGGCCGACAGCCGCAACCATTACGATGATCCTTATGGTGGGCCGACGGGAGACCCCTACAACGACGACGCAACCCGTGTCTGGTCGCTGTACGCGAAAAACCGCCTGCTCGAAACCTGGACCTCGACGCTGCGTTATGGCGAATCGAAGGATCGCAGCGAAAATTTCTCGCCCGGCCGCTCGCTGTTCGCCACCGTGCAAAAGCAATGGAGCTGGCAGAACGATGTCAAGCTGCCGCTGGGCACCCTGATGTTCGCCTATGAAGACCTGCGGCAGGCAGTCGATTCGACGACGCCCTATACCGTCAAAGAACGCACGATGCGCTCATGGATTGCTGGCTGGCAGGCTCGATTCGGCCAGCATTCCTGGCAGCTCTCGCAACGCTACGACGACAATTCGCAGTTCGGGGCCAAGACCACCGGCAGCCTCGCCTACGGCTACCAGATCCTGCCTTCGCTCACCGCGCGCATGGCCTTCGGCACCGCTTTCAAGGCGCCTTCGTTCAACGACCTCTATTACACCAGCCCCTGGGGCAGCCACGGCAACCCAAACCTGCAACCCGAGACGGCGAGAAACCGCGAGTTCGGCCTCGACTGGAGCGGCCCGACGGGGGCGCACTTGGCTTGGACGCATTACGACAACCGCATCAAAAACCTGATCGCCTGGCAGGACACCGGCGGCTGGGTCTATGTGCCCTTCAACGTCGGCCGTGCGCGTATTCGCGGCGACAGTTTCTCGGCCAGCCACCAATGGGGCGCCTGGTCCGCGCAGGCAAGTCTGGATTTGATGCGCCCCTATGACGAAGACACCGGCAAGCGCCTGCCGCGCCGCGCCAAAGAGCTCATGAAGGCGCGCCTGGCTTACACGCCCGGCGCCTGGGGCTTCGGCGCGGAAGTCGTCGCCGTCGGCAAGCGCTTCGACCGGGCGGATGAGACGCGCGAGTTGGCGCGCTACGAGCTCGTCAATCTGTTTGGCCATTACCGGCTGGGTCTTGACGTGCAGCTCGAAGGCCGCCTCGACAACCTGTTCGACAAGAAATACGAGACGGCCTGGGGCTATGCCAATCCGGGCACGATGTTGTTCGTCGCCTTGCGCTACCAGCCCAAATAG
- a CDS encoding ABC transporter ATP-binding protein, protein MRACEKIRRERADGKAPGAQRPRHNIELGEGASTAQHSQRAAQQNFSQAPILKTRQIAVSVGLHKVCLALDLDLAPGSRLAILGRNGAGKTTLLAALAGLRAPERGTLLLAGKKYDAWRPVEAARLRGYLPQAQADPFAATVLQTVLIGRHPYLSRLAWESARDVEIARQALARLSLTGFEEREIHTLSGGEWQRVRIATLLAQQPKLYLLDEPCAHLDLNHQIAVLELFSRLAREEGAAVAMVLHDPNLAVRYCDQALLLYGDSRHRIGPCEEILTAPVLSELYGHPLCRLASADFSHPVFVPR, encoded by the coding sequence GTGAGAGCTTGTGAAAAAATTCGTCGCGAGCGGGCTGATGGCAAGGCGCCCGGAGCGCAGCGACCGAGACATAACATCGAGTTAGGCGAGGGAGCGAGCACCGCGCAACACAGCCAGCGGGCCGCGCAGCAGAATTTTTCGCAAGCTCCGATTCTGAAAACGCGCCAAATTGCCGTCAGCGTCGGCCTGCACAAGGTCTGTCTCGCGCTCGATCTCGATCTCGCGCCCGGCAGCCGGCTGGCCATCCTCGGCCGCAACGGCGCCGGCAAGACGACGTTGCTGGCCGCACTCGCAGGATTACGGGCGCCCGAGCGTGGCACGCTGTTGCTTGCCGGAAAAAAATATGACGCGTGGCGGCCGGTGGAAGCCGCGCGCTTGCGAGGCTATCTGCCGCAGGCGCAGGCGGATCCTTTCGCGGCGACCGTCCTGCAGACCGTCCTGATCGGCCGCCACCCGTATCTTTCGCGGCTCGCCTGGGAATCCGCGCGCGATGTGGAGATCGCCCGCCAGGCGCTGGCGCGCCTGAGCCTCACGGGTTTCGAGGAACGCGAGATACACACGCTCTCGGGCGGCGAATGGCAGCGCGTGCGCATCGCCACCCTGCTGGCGCAGCAGCCAAAGCTTTATCTCCTCGACGAGCCTTGCGCGCATCTCGATCTCAATCATCAGATCGCGGTGCTGGAACTCTTCTCGCGGCTCGCGCGCGAGGAGGGCGCGGCGGTGGCGATGGTGCTGCACGATCCGAACCTCGCGGTGCGCTATTGCGATCAGGCGCTCCTGCTCTATGGCGACAGCCGCCACCGCATTGGGCCATGCGAGGAAATCCTCACCGCGCCGGTGCTCTCCGAGCTCTATGGCCATCCGCTGTGCCGTCTCGCCAGCGCCGACTTTTCCCATCCCGTTTTCGTGCCGAGGTAA
- a CDS encoding cell division protein ZapA, with amino-acid sequence MTTTLDIRIQGRDYRVACAPEEIDALQAAAALLDARMGEIAKATRSTGERLAVMTALNLAAELNAARQNATLQPSDQAIDAAESLRRIQAIEARLDEALAPQEKLF; translated from the coding sequence ATGACGACGACACTGGACATCAGGATTCAGGGGCGTGACTACCGCGTCGCCTGTGCGCCCGAGGAAATCGATGCGCTGCAGGCAGCGGCCGCGCTGCTTGATGCCCGCATGGGCGAGATCGCCAAGGCCACGCGCAGTACGGGCGAGCGGCTCGCCGTGATGACGGCGTTGAACCTCGCCGCGGAACTGAATGCAGCCCGGCAGAATGCCACGCTGCAGCCCTCCGATCAAGCCATTGACGCCGCGGAGTCGCTGCGTAGAATCCAAGCCATCGAAGCACGACTGGACGAAGCACTCGCACCGCAGGAAAAGCTGTTCTGA
- a CDS encoding phasin family protein, producing the protein MYTTPEQFAGATKANVETLLTIANTAFASAERLAALNLNTARTLLEDSVNTAKTLMGAKDVQELISLQTSLAQPAIEKAIAYSKSVYEIASQTQEEFAKIFDSQYAEINKNVASALDKAAKNAPAGSDVAVAAVKSALAAANSAYETMNKAARQVAEMAEANVAAATSATVKAVGAAAPKAKKAA; encoded by the coding sequence ATGTACACCACCCCAGAACAATTCGCCGGTGCCACGAAGGCCAACGTCGAAACCTTGCTGACGATTGCCAACACCGCTTTCGCCAGCGCCGAGCGCCTCGCCGCGCTGAACCTCAACACCGCCCGCACCCTGCTGGAAGACAGCGTCAACACCGCGAAGACGCTGATGGGCGCGAAGGACGTGCAGGAACTCATCAGCCTGCAAACTTCCCTGGCGCAGCCGGCGATCGAGAAGGCCATCGCCTACTCCAAGAGCGTCTATGAAATCGCCAGCCAGACCCAGGAAGAGTTCGCGAAGATCTTCGACAGCCAATACGCCGAGATCAACAAGAACGTCGCCTCTGCGCTGGACAAGGCCGCCAAGAACGCACCCGCCGGTTCCGATGTCGCCGTGGCTGCCGTGAAGTCTGCGCTGGCCGCCGCCAACTCGGCCTACGAAACGATGAACAAGGCTGCCCGCCAAGTCGCCGAGATGGCCGAAGCGAACGTCGCCGCCGCGACATCTGCGACCGTCAAGGCCGTCGGTGCCGCCGCCCCGAAGGCGAAGAAGGCTGCTTGA
- the lptC gene encoding LPS export ABC transporter periplasmic protein LptC → MATRLSPTTNLFPLLLVGVLAALSYWLELASRIPETASGGKLRHDPDTIVENFEVRRFDPLGALQHTLTARQMVHYPDDDTAVVFEPRIVWHRPPPTTLVAREARISSRGEHVALIDDVRVTRAGVAGKPETTLTTARMDVWPDDELAKSTLPVTITQGASRLRGEGGMSVDQKSLIYALEGPVEGVFFRTAATPTSTRTARPAPVSRSAAPPKAGAKTKSKPSSSRR, encoded by the coding sequence ATGGCGACCCGCCTTTCCCCGACCACCAACCTGTTCCCGCTGCTGTTGGTGGGCGTTCTCGCTGCATTGAGTTACTGGCTCGAACTCGCCAGCCGCATACCGGAAACAGCCTCTGGCGGCAAGCTGCGCCACGATCCGGACACCATCGTGGAAAATTTCGAGGTGCGCCGCTTCGATCCGCTCGGCGCGCTGCAACACACGCTGACTGCGCGGCAGATGGTCCATTACCCAGACGACGACACTGCCGTGGTGTTTGAGCCGCGCATCGTCTGGCATCGTCCGCCCCCCACGACCCTGGTCGCACGCGAGGCGCGCATCTCGAGCCGTGGCGAACACGTCGCGCTGATCGACGATGTGCGCGTGACGCGTGCAGGTGTGGCGGGTAAGCCGGAAACCACGCTGACCACCGCGCGCATGGATGTCTGGCCCGACGACGAGCTCGCGAAATCAACGCTCCCCGTCACGATCACCCAGGGTGCCTCGCGCCTCCGTGGCGAAGGCGGCATGAGCGTCGACCAGAAAAGCCTGATCTACGCCCTCGAAGGGCCGGTGGAAGGGGTATTCTTCCGCACGGCAGCGACGCCTACCTCGACCCGCACAGCACGACCGGCGCCGGTTTCCCGTTCCGCCGCCCCGCCGAAAGCAGGCGCCAAGACCAAGTCGAAACCTTCTTCTTCCAGACGCTGA
- the lptA gene encoding lipopolysaccharide transport periplasmic protein LptA, with the protein MNRTLSLTIFVLLASHVAADALAERADRDKPVHLEAARVTVDDAKRIHVFEGNVVLTQGTLMIRTAKLVVTQDDAGFQKGVATGGENGLARLRQKREGKDEWIEGEAERIEYDAKSEKAEFFNRAWVKSGSDEVRGHYISYDGKTEQYLVTAAPGSSPSSTDGRVTAIIQPKNAKSAIPR; encoded by the coding sequence ATGAACCGCACCCTGTCCCTCACGATTTTCGTCCTGCTGGCTTCTCACGTTGCTGCCGATGCGCTCGCAGAACGCGCCGACCGCGACAAACCGGTGCATCTGGAAGCCGCGCGGGTCACCGTCGATGATGCCAAGCGCATCCACGTCTTCGAGGGCAACGTGGTGCTGACGCAAGGGACCTTGATGATCCGCACCGCGAAACTGGTCGTCACCCAGGATGACGCCGGCTTCCAGAAAGGGGTCGCGACCGGCGGCGAGAACGGCCTGGCGCGGCTGCGTCAAAAGCGGGAAGGCAAGGACGAATGGATCGAGGGCGAAGCCGAGCGCATCGAGTACGACGCGAAAAGCGAAAAGGCCGAGTTCTTCAACCGCGCCTGGGTGAAAAGCGGCAGCGACGAGGTGCGTGGCCATTACATCTCCTACGACGGCAAGACCGAGCAGTATCTGGTCACCGCCGCGCCTGGCAGCAGCCCGTCGAGCACGGATGGCCGTGTCACAGCGATCATTCAGCCGAAGAACGCGAAATCGGCCATCCCCCGATAG
- a CDS encoding FecCD family ABC transporter permease, with protein sequence MSTRRRAAWVLGLLTLLSAASLAVALAAGSIAVPIGDVLAALAGGKTGTRAIVMDLRLPRAAAGFAVGGLLALSGCLMQVLLRNPLADPYVLGISGGAGVGALLAMLLGLAGLLVSGWAFLGALAAMLLVFGLAHGTGAWTQTRLLLTGVVVAAGCGAVVALILTLAPEQKVHGMLFWLMGDLSQAARALPAGLALFMCLAVMLPFARDLNVLSRGEEIARTLGVATHRLRRLVYFTASLATAFAVTTAGSIGFVGLIVPHLVRLALGPAQGNDQRLLLPAAALAGGSLLVLADTAARTLFAPIQLPVGVLTALIGVPVFLYLLGKKT encoded by the coding sequence ATGTCCACCCGCCGCCGCGCTGCCTGGGTGCTGGGCCTGTTGACGCTGCTGTCGGCGGCCAGTCTCGCCGTGGCATTGGCGGCGGGAAGCATTGCCGTACCGATCGGGGATGTGCTGGCGGCGCTTGCCGGCGGGAAGACGGGAACGCGCGCAATCGTGATGGACTTGCGCCTGCCGCGCGCGGCCGCGGGCTTCGCGGTGGGCGGGTTGCTCGCCCTCTCCGGCTGCCTGATGCAGGTGCTGTTGCGCAATCCCTTGGCCGACCCGTATGTGCTCGGCATCTCCGGCGGGGCCGGGGTGGGCGCCTTGCTGGCGATGTTGTTGGGGCTGGCCGGCCTTCTCGTGTCGGGCTGGGCCTTCCTCGGGGCGCTGGCGGCGATGCTGCTGGTGTTTGGTCTCGCTCATGGCACGGGGGCCTGGACGCAGACCCGGCTCTTGCTTACCGGTGTCGTGGTCGCCGCCGGCTGTGGTGCGGTGGTCGCCTTGATCCTGACACTGGCGCCGGAACAAAAGGTGCATGGCATGCTGTTCTGGCTGATGGGCGATCTGTCGCAGGCCGCGCGCGCACTCCCTGCGGGGCTGGCGCTCTTCATGTGTCTTGCCGTGATGCTGCCGTTCGCGCGCGATCTCAACGTGCTCTCGCGCGGCGAGGAGATCGCCCGCACGCTCGGCGTGGCCACACATCGGCTGCGGCGGCTGGTCTATTTCACGGCGTCGCTGGCCACCGCCTTCGCGGTCACCACGGCCGGCTCGATCGGCTTCGTCGGCCTCATCGTGCCGCATCTGGTGCGCCTCGCCTTGGGGCCGGCGCAGGGCAACGACCAGCGCCTGCTGCTGCCGGCAGCGGCACTCGCCGGTGGCAGCTTGCTGGTGCTCGCCGATACCGCGGCACGCACGCTGTTCGCGCCGATCCAGCTGCCGGTCGGCGTGCTCACCGCGCTCATTGGCGTGCCGGTGTTTCTTTACCTACTGGGCAAAAAGACGTGA